In Chloracidobacterium sp., the following proteins share a genomic window:
- a CDS encoding MaoC family dehydratase yields MDLKLGDTFSTTREITDGLIRQFAEVSGDYNPIHLDDEFAAKTQFGRRIAHGALSGAFISAVLGHEFAERKIVYLSQTLKFIKPTFLGDTITATATVSKIREERGIVFLDTVCTNQHGETTVKGEAAVMILP; encoded by the coding sequence ATGGACTTGAAACTAGGCGATACCTTTTCAACGACCCGCGAGATCACGGATGGGTTGATCCGTCAGTTTGCCGAGGTTTCCGGCGACTACAACCCGATACATCTCGATGACGAGTTTGCGGCCAAGACGCAATTCGGCCGTCGCATAGCGCACGGTGCGCTGAGCGGCGCCTTTATCTCGGCCGTTCTCGGACACGAGTTTGCCGAACGCAAGATCGTCTATCTGTCGCAAACTCTCAAATTCATCAAACCCACATTCCTCGGTGATACGATCACCGCGACCGCAACCGTATCTAAGATCCGTGAGGAACGCGGTATCGTCTTTCTCGACACCGTCTGCACCAACCAGCACGGCGAGACGACCGTCAAAGGCGAAGCCGCCGTGATGATCTTGCCCTAG
- a CDS encoding YifB family Mg chelatase-like AAA ATPase — MLFLTQSATVYGINALIVDIEVNLSSRSDNDQSPQITIVGLPDTAVRESRERIRAAITNSKYFFPPEKITVNLAPADLRKEGASFDLPIALGILGANGDLTDGRDISNTLSVGELSLDGRVRPVRGALSIALAAREANIANLIVPEENAREAAVVRDVNVYAVKDLRSAAEIARDLDAGRNTSEPPVKLDISDLQADTSTYRVDFNEVRGQQTAKRALEIASAGGHNILFIGPPGSGKTMLAKRLPTILPPLEFEEALEITKIHSVAGLTGRAGLVIERPFKSPHHTVSQAGLIGGGSIPKPGEVSLAHLGVLFLDELPEFDRSVLEVLRQPMEDKTVTISRAATSLTFPADFTLVASMNPCPCGYFGSSRECKCSPMQIQRYVGKISGPLMDRIDIHIDVPAVKFNELRGKGAPEGDSSEEVRSRVMRAREVQLSRFSGEGIFSNSAMSPKQIRTFCVLDDTSEQLLENAMRRQGLSARAHDRILKVARTIADLAGCSNVEAEHLSEAINYRSLDRNYWM; from the coding sequence ATGCTCTTCCTAACGCAGTCGGCGACCGTTTACGGCATCAATGCGCTGATCGTCGACATTGAGGTGAACCTCAGTTCTCGGTCGGACAATGATCAATCGCCGCAGATCACGATCGTCGGATTGCCTGACACCGCCGTTCGCGAATCGCGTGAGCGGATCCGCGCGGCGATCACGAACAGTAAGTACTTCTTCCCGCCCGAGAAGATCACCGTCAACCTTGCCCCTGCCGATCTTCGTAAGGAAGGCGCGAGTTTTGATCTGCCGATCGCCCTCGGTATTCTGGGCGCAAACGGCGATCTGACCGACGGCCGTGATATATCCAATACGCTCAGCGTCGGCGAACTCTCGCTCGATGGCCGCGTTCGCCCGGTCAGGGGCGCATTGTCGATCGCCCTGGCAGCGCGCGAGGCAAATATCGCCAACCTTATCGTCCCTGAAGAGAATGCTCGCGAAGCCGCTGTCGTCCGGGATGTCAATGTTTACGCAGTCAAAGACCTTCGCTCGGCCGCCGAGATCGCCCGCGACCTTGACGCCGGCCGCAATACGTCAGAGCCGCCGGTCAAGCTCGACATCTCAGATCTGCAGGCCGATACGAGCACGTACCGAGTCGATTTTAATGAGGTTCGTGGTCAGCAGACGGCCAAACGGGCTCTCGAGATAGCTTCGGCCGGCGGGCATAACATCCTCTTTATCGGGCCGCCCGGCTCAGGCAAGACGATGCTTGCCAAAAGGCTGCCGACGATCCTGCCGCCGCTTGAATTTGAAGAGGCGCTCGAGATTACCAAGATACATTCCGTCGCCGGCCTCACGGGCCGGGCCGGACTTGTTATCGAGCGGCCCTTCAAATCACCGCACCACACCGTAAGCCAGGCCGGTCTGATCGGCGGAGGATCGATTCCCAAGCCCGGTGAGGTCAGCCTCGCTCACCTCGGCGTTCTGTTTCTCGATGAGCTGCCCGAATTCGATCGCAGCGTTCTCGAGGTGCTTCGCCAGCCGATGGAGGATAAGACCGTGACGATCTCGCGGGCGGCAACGTCATTGACGTTTCCGGCAGACTTCACGCTTGTGGCGTCCATGAACCCATGCCCGTGCGGGTACTTCGGATCGAGCCGCGAGTGTAAATGCTCGCCGATGCAGATCCAACGATACGTCGGTAAGATCTCAGGCCCATTGATGGACCGCATCGATATCCATATTGACGTGCCCGCTGTAAAGTTCAATGAGCTCCGCGGTAAGGGGGCTCCTGAAGGTGACTCCAGTGAAGAGGTCCGCAGCCGCGTAATGCGTGCCCGCGAGGTGCAGCTTTCGCGATTCAGCGGCGAGGGCATATTCTCGAATTCTGCAATGTCGCCAAAGCAGATTCGCACATTCTGCGTACTCGACGACACCAGCGAGCAGCTTCTCGAAAACGCAATGCGCCGCCAAGGCCTCTCCGCCCGTGCCCACGACCGCATTCTCAAGGTCGCCCGCACGATCGCCGATCTGGCAGGATGCTCAAATGTCGAAGCAGAGCACCTGAGCGAGGCGATAAACTACCGTTCCCTTGACCGCAACTACTGGATGTAG
- a CDS encoding long-chain fatty acid--CoA ligase yields MVAENLAGFDRIPQTIPHYCFESFTRHNKRDALAFKIDNVWNHLNGIDVVERVKRIAMGLAALGVKAGDRIAIISENRPEWSLVDLAILSLRAVNVPIYTTQAVEQIRFILENSGARMLFISGKKLWKHAEQALVSVESLERLIFFDAEENVADSRAFSLADVEAAADQRCKIDADIVERSLAEIQTDDLATIIYTSGTTGEPKGVMLTHDNFVSNIVAISKGLPIKSSDRSLAVLPLSHIFERTVFYVLCANGVSIHYCAAFDQLASHLAEVKPTIMTAVPRLFEQVYHKIVKKGKAAGGWKTRLFDWSLDVGQKYWAAKDNREGISPALAAKHAVANRLVFSKWRAGVGGALRFFVSGGAPLSKKLSFAFWAAGIPILQGYGMTEACIVCANRPDDNKVGSIGTPFDGIEMKIGAQDEILIRGRNVMTGYYHNDEATASALDSDGYYHTGDVGYVDTDGHFYITDRLKDLFKLSNGKYVAPQQVESLLKQSPLISQAVVVGSGRKQVGALIVPEWDALKDDLKDNTDTSRPREELASDAAVIKRVQQDAVALTRELSDYERVKRVFLLSREFSIDKGEMTPTLKIKRSVIDEKYSDEIDDICGS; encoded by the coding sequence ATGGTCGCCGAGAACCTAGCCGGTTTCGACCGGATCCCACAGACGATACCGCACTATTGTTTCGAGTCGTTCACTCGCCACAACAAGCGCGATGCGCTCGCGTTTAAGATCGACAACGTTTGGAATCACCTCAACGGCATCGATGTCGTCGAGCGTGTAAAACGCATCGCCATGGGTCTTGCGGCATTGGGCGTGAAGGCCGGCGACCGTATCGCGATCATCAGCGAGAACCGTCCCGAATGGTCGCTTGTGGACCTCGCGATACTGAGCCTCAGGGCTGTTAATGTCCCGATCTACACCACTCAGGCCGTCGAGCAGATACGCTTTATCCTCGAGAATTCCGGTGCCCGGATGCTCTTTATCTCCGGCAAAAAGCTCTGGAAACACGCCGAGCAGGCACTCGTGAGCGTCGAGAGCCTCGAAAGGCTCATCTTCTTTGACGCAGAGGAGAATGTCGCTGACAGCCGAGCCTTCAGCCTTGCTGATGTCGAGGCGGCGGCCGACCAGCGTTGCAAGATCGATGCCGACATCGTTGAGCGTTCACTGGCAGAAATTCAGACTGACGACCTCGCGACGATCATTTACACCTCGGGCACGACGGGAGAACCAAAGGGCGTTATGCTGACGCACGACAATTTCGTCTCAAACATCGTCGCGATCTCAAAGGGCCTGCCGATAAAGAGTTCAGATCGCAGCCTAGCCGTATTGCCACTGTCCCACATCTTTGAGCGCACCGTCTTTTACGTGCTCTGTGCAAACGGCGTCTCTATCCACTACTGTGCGGCGTTTGACCAGTTGGCATCGCATCTCGCTGAGGTCAAGCCGACGATCATGACGGCAGTCCCGCGCCTTTTTGAGCAGGTCTATCATAAGATCGTCAAAAAGGGTAAGGCTGCGGGCGGCTGGAAAACACGCCTCTTTGACTGGTCGCTCGACGTCGGCCAGAAGTATTGGGCTGCAAAGGACAACCGCGAGGGCATCTCGCCCGCACTCGCCGCAAAGCATGCCGTCGCTAACCGTCTCGTGTTCTCGAAATGGCGGGCAGGAGTTGGCGGAGCGTTGCGCTTCTTCGTTTCGGGCGGCGCTCCGCTCAGCAAAAAGCTCAGTTTCGCTTTCTGGGCCGCAGGCATCCCGATCCTGCAGGGCTACGGGATGACCGAGGCATGTATCGTCTGTGCGAATCGCCCCGACGACAACAAGGTCGGCTCGATCGGAACTCCCTTTGACGGCATCGAGATGAAGATCGGGGCGCAGGACGAGATACTTATCCGCGGCCGCAATGTGATGACCGGCTACTATCATAATGACGAAGCGACCGCGTCCGCTCTCGATTCTGACGGCTATTACCACACGGGCGACGTCGGCTACGTGGATACGGACGGGCATTTCTACATCACCGATAGGCTCAAAGACCTGTTCAAGCTCTCAAACGGCAAATACGTCGCCCCGCAGCAGGTCGAGAGTCTGCTCAAGCAAAGCCCACTCATCTCCCAAGCCGTCGTCGTCGGTTCGGGCCGCAAACAGGTCGGAGCCCTAATCGTTCCCGAATGGGACGCCCTCAAGGATGATCTGAAGGACAATACTGACACCTCTCGCCCACGCGAGGAACTTGCGTCGGACGCCGCCGTTATCAAACGCGTCCAGCAAGACGCCGTCGCCCTCACCCGCGAGCTTTCCGACTACGAACGCGTCAAGCGCGTATTTCTATTGTCCCGCGAATTCTCCATCGACAAAGGCGAAATGACGCCAACGCTCAAGATCAAACGCAGCGTCATCGACGAAAAATACTCCGACGAGATCGACGACATCTGCGGCAGTTGA